The following proteins are co-located in the Vallicoccus soli genome:
- a CDS encoding sensor domain-containing protein has product MEPLRRAAGVADDTPALPEDLVDALDVVVFRTDAEGRWTYLNPAWTALTGWPVAESLGRPFLDWVHPDEVPATLALFLAVVEGGADVCHHEGRYLTRDGGHRLVQLHSRLLRGPDGAPVANVGTLTDVTERRAAERSVREHAPLLELGAHGAVHEDLPVGALEYDADLLVRTTSPAAERLLGAAAAPGAPLGRLEALLAEQSSGSVLHGPHGLLATALRTGRPQYGSVRLRRAAHGRRGALHVSVLPSGTAAHPDGGAGAGRADRADRGLALVLHDVTGLRRAEERQAAVARLGQHALAGGGLDDLLDEAASAVVGALEVERAAVLELLPRGDGLLARATAGWPGGVRGLARVPYDRADPLLGPPLTTGEPALAADASLLPGRDRLARALRDAGGSAVVPVVRPSAAGAAPFGVLVAQAPAERRLGEEEVAFLQAVATVLATAVTRLRAEEEVRHQALHDPLTGLGNRVLLVDRLEQALRQRRRAGGAVALLLLDLDGFKEVNDTLGHDAGDEVLRVVGGRLRTATRAGDTVARLGGDEFAVVLPGLPSPDEAVTVAAAVRERLADPVHAGSLALHVDASVGIALAPEHGEDADALLKRADLAMYRAKGLAGGVAVHRGEEPDGSPAGPDRLARSAALREAIAGDQLVLHYQPKVDLCSGATTSVEVLVRWERPGHGLVPPDAFIPLAERTGLIAPLTWRVLGLALDQARAWQDAGTPRAVAVNLSARVLHDGDLVARVLEELDRVGLPASALELELTESAVMQSPAGALDVVARLREAGVRLSLDDFGTGYSSLAYLRDLPVHELKIDRSFLRDAGRPGTDHGLVRTVIDLGHSFDLRVVGEGVEDRAACALLRELGCDEGQGYYFGRPVPAARLDLAPQAAC; this is encoded by the coding sequence ATGGAACCGCTACGCAGGGCTGCGGGCGTCGCGGACGACACCCCTGCCCTGCCGGAGGACCTCGTCGACGCGCTCGACGTCGTGGTGTTCCGGACCGACGCCGAGGGGCGGTGGACGTACCTCAACCCGGCCTGGACCGCGCTCACCGGCTGGCCCGTCGCGGAGAGCCTCGGCCGGCCGTTCCTCGACTGGGTCCACCCCGACGAGGTGCCCGCCACCCTGGCGCTCTTCCTCGCCGTCGTCGAGGGCGGGGCCGACGTCTGCCACCACGAGGGCCGCTACCTCACCCGCGACGGCGGGCACCGCCTCGTGCAGCTCCACTCGCGCCTGCTGCGCGGGCCCGACGGCGCCCCCGTCGCCAACGTCGGCACCCTCACCGACGTCACCGAGCGGCGCGCGGCGGAGCGGTCGGTGCGCGAGCACGCGCCGCTGCTCGAGCTCGGCGCGCACGGCGCGGTCCACGAGGACCTGCCGGTCGGCGCGCTCGAGTACGACGCCGACCTGCTGGTCCGGACCACCTCGCCCGCCGCCGAGCGCCTGCTCGGGGCCGCCGCCGCCCCCGGCGCCCCGCTGGGCCGGCTCGAGGCGCTGCTCGCCGAGCAGTCCTCCGGCAGCGTCCTGCACGGACCGCACGGCCTGCTCGCCACGGCGCTGCGGACCGGACGGCCCCAGTACGGCTCGGTGCGCCTGCGGCGGGCGGCGCACGGGCGCCGCGGCGCCCTGCACGTCTCGGTCCTGCCGTCCGGCACCGCGGCGCACCCCGACGGCGGCGCCGGCGCCGGCCGCGCGGACCGCGCCGACCGCGGCCTCGCCCTCGTCCTGCACGACGTGACCGGCCTGCGGCGGGCCGAGGAGCGCCAGGCCGCCGTGGCCCGGCTCGGCCAGCACGCGCTCGCCGGCGGCGGCCTGGACGACCTGCTCGACGAGGCGGCGTCCGCGGTGGTCGGCGCGCTCGAGGTGGAGCGGGCCGCCGTGCTGGAGCTGCTCCCCCGCGGCGACGGGCTCCTCGCGCGCGCCACGGCCGGCTGGCCCGGCGGGGTGCGGGGCCTCGCCCGGGTCCCGTACGACCGCGCGGACCCCCTGCTGGGCCCGCCGCTCACCACGGGCGAACCCGCGCTCGCCGCGGACGCCTCGCTGCTGCCGGGCCGCGACCGCCTCGCGCGGGCGCTGCGCGACGCCGGCGGCAGCGCCGTCGTGCCGGTGGTGCGCCCGAGCGCGGCGGGCGCCGCCCCCTTCGGGGTCCTCGTGGCCCAGGCCCCCGCCGAGCGGCGGCTCGGCGAGGAGGAGGTCGCCTTCCTGCAGGCGGTGGCGACCGTCCTCGCGACCGCGGTCACCCGGCTGCGGGCCGAGGAGGAGGTGCGCCACCAGGCGCTGCACGACCCGCTGACCGGGCTGGGGAACCGGGTCCTGCTCGTGGACCGCCTCGAGCAGGCCCTGCGCCAGCGCCGGCGCGCCGGCGGCGCGGTCGCCCTGCTGCTGCTCGACCTCGACGGCTTCAAGGAGGTCAACGACACGCTCGGGCACGACGCCGGCGACGAGGTCCTGCGCGTCGTGGGCGGGCGGCTGCGCACCGCCACGCGGGCGGGGGACACCGTGGCGCGCCTCGGCGGCGACGAGTTCGCGGTCGTCCTGCCCGGGCTGCCCTCGCCGGACGAGGCGGTCACCGTGGCCGCCGCGGTGCGCGAGCGGCTGGCCGACCCGGTGCACGCGGGCTCGCTCGCGCTGCACGTGGACGCCAGCGTCGGCATCGCCCTGGCCCCCGAGCACGGCGAGGACGCCGACGCGCTGCTCAAGCGCGCCGACCTGGCGATGTACCGGGCCAAGGGGCTCGCCGGCGGGGTGGCCGTGCACCGCGGCGAGGAGCCGGACGGGAGCCCGGCCGGCCCCGACCGCCTCGCCCGGTCCGCGGCCCTGCGCGAGGCCATCGCCGGGGACCAGCTCGTGCTGCACTACCAGCCCAAGGTCGACCTGTGCAGCGGCGCCACGACCTCGGTGGAGGTGCTCGTGCGCTGGGAGCGCCCGGGGCACGGGCTCGTGCCGCCCGACGCGTTCATCCCCCTCGCCGAGCGCACCGGGCTCATCGCGCCGCTCACGTGGCGGGTCCTCGGGCTCGCCCTCGACCAGGCCCGCGCCTGGCAGGACGCGGGGACGCCCCGGGCCGTCGCGGTCAACCTCAGCGCGCGCGTCCTGCACGACGGCGACCTGGTCGCCCGCGTCCTCGAGGAGCTCGACCGGGTGGGGCTGCCGGCCTCCGCGCTCGAGCTCGAGCTCACCGAGAGCGCCGTCATGCAGAGCCCGGCCGGCGCCCTCGACGTCGTCGCCCGCCTGCGCGAGGCGGGGGTGCGCCTGTCCCTCGACGACTTCGGCACCGGCTACTCCTCGCTGGCGTACCTGCGCGACCTGCCCGTGCACGAGCTGAAGATCGACCGCTCGTTCCTGCGCGACGCCGGGCGCCCGGGCACCGACCACGGGCTGGTGCGCACCGTCATCGACCTCGGGCACTCGTTCGACCTGAGGGTGGTCGGCGAGGGCGTCGAGGACCGGGCCGCGTGCGCGCTGCTGCGCGAGCTGGGCTGCGACGAGGGCCAGGGCTACTACTTCGGGCGCCCCGTGCCGGCGGCCCGGCTCGACCTCGCGCCGCAGGCCGCCTGCTGA
- a CDS encoding DUF5995 family protein, with product MAAASAVLVTGAGAGGASASLVAGGDGRDPLMLGWTSVLPPAVGTYDPGSEDACRSGRPQCLERTLRWMRADLDRLAAACHHSSVFALSYLRTTEEYGRAVATPGFFEDPRFLNHYDAVFAEFYVRAREDWDAGRRGDVPPAWRVAFEAAEQRRVPAAADLLLGINAHVNRDLPFVLAGIGLRAPDGTSRKRDHDAVNVFLNRVTEDLIDEAARRFDPSIDDAELPLGLTWTTLMQLLLTWRETAWRNAERLVAAPDEAARARVAAQVEATAEAYARSVVLLTSYLPPLTSPAARERHCAVHGRG from the coding sequence GTGGCGGCCGCGTCGGCGGTCCTGGTCACCGGCGCGGGGGCGGGCGGTGCGTCGGCGTCCCTCGTCGCCGGCGGCGACGGGCGGGACCCGCTCATGCTGGGCTGGACGAGCGTGCTGCCGCCGGCCGTGGGGACGTACGACCCCGGCAGCGAGGACGCCTGCCGCAGCGGCCGGCCGCAGTGCCTCGAGCGCACGCTGCGCTGGATGCGCGCGGACCTCGACCGGCTGGCCGCGGCGTGCCACCACTCGTCGGTCTTCGCCCTGTCCTACCTGCGCACCACCGAGGAGTACGGCCGCGCCGTCGCGACGCCCGGCTTCTTCGAGGACCCGCGGTTCCTCAACCACTACGACGCGGTGTTCGCCGAGTTCTACGTTCGGGCCCGCGAGGACTGGGACGCCGGCCGGCGCGGCGACGTGCCGCCCGCCTGGCGGGTCGCCTTCGAGGCCGCGGAGCAGCGCCGGGTGCCGGCCGCGGCGGACCTGCTGCTGGGGATCAACGCGCACGTCAACCGCGACCTGCCGTTCGTCCTCGCCGGCATCGGCCTGCGCGCGCCGGACGGCACGAGCCGCAAGCGCGACCACGACGCGGTGAACGTCTTCCTCAACCGGGTGACCGAGGACCTCATCGACGAGGCGGCGCGGCGCTTCGACCCGAGCATCGACGACGCGGAGCTCCCGCTCGGGCTGACCTGGACGACGCTCATGCAGCTGCTGCTGACCTGGCGCGAGACGGCCTGGCGCAACGCGGAGCGGCTCGTGGCCGCGCCCGACGAGGCGGCCCGCGCGCGGGTGGCGGCGCAGGTCGAGGCGACCGCGGAGGCGTACGCCCGCTCGGTGGTCCTGCTGACGTCGTACCTGCCGCCGCTCACCTCCCCCGCCGCCCGCGAGCGGCACTGCGCGGTGCACGGGCGGGGCTGA